GACCGAACAGTAAGAACCtagctatttatttttgtgataTTTCGGTTATTTTTTCCCCAACAATTCCTGTTATGTCTTGATATTAATTAGTTACGATTAGTTTCTGTTACATTCCTAAGGCTTGTGGTTGGCTCGTTATTCAGCATTGTAGCTAGCTTTGCTTGCATTTTTTTGCTAACAAGCTAACGACATTCACTGTCTAGTACTGGTGGGCTAACGCTCAGTTAACTTGAATTAGCATGTTTACACAAACTGAgttaaaactatttttatttctcCTTTATGCGACAACAGCTATCCACTAGTGAGCTGTCCAAGATAACAACATGGTAAGTTGCACGACTACGTCAAATGATTGGTCGCAGATCGTGTCTTTAGCTAAGTTATTGTGTTAAtttcttttagctaacgttattttttcttaacaatataaaaatattaaaacgtGCCTCCTTTTCCACCCTGTTTTTTAGGGTGAGAGGAAAGGACAAAACCACTACTACCCTCCAGATTTTGACCCACAAAAGGTAAATATAGCCACAGACCCATCATCAAATATACTATACCACAGTCCAGAATTCCGTcagactcttttttttttttaacctgttcccctctctccccccactcGTTTGTATTGCTTTcattctcccctctcccttAATAACTTTttctctcccactttctctctaCTTCCCTGTCTTTAGCATGGCTCTCTCAATGGTTACCATGGAACCCACGCCTTACGTGAGAGGGCCAGGAAACTGTCCCAGGGCATTCTTATCATCCGGtaagtaacagacacacacacaaacaaacacacacacgttgtttTCATTGGTCACAAGGAAATTCATCTATTTATGTATGTTTACAGGTTTGAAATGCCGTATAACATATGGTGTGATGGCTGTAAGAATCATATTGGAATGGGTATGGTCCATCATTTCTCAATATTACAGCTGCTTCTGTATGTGGGTCAGTTGTCAGCTAAAAAGATATATCTCAAAACTTAGCTTGCTTAACCCTAGCCCTTCCTAAACTGTCCTATATATGTGTACATTTTCCTGTCTGACATTAACAACATCCCATCAAGCCAAAACCCTATTTCATCTTCATATTGTGTTGTTCAGGTGTGCGTTACAATGCTGAGAAGAAGAAAGTGGGGAACTACTACACCACGCCAATCTACAGGTAAGAGCAGATGCATGTGTgtacctgtgtttgtgtgtgtgtgttgacatgtttgtctacctgtctgtgtaTCAAccttttgtgtgtctgtgtgttgacctgtgtgtctctctgtgtgcgcgttgacctgtgtgtgtgtgtgtgtgtgtgtgtgtgcgtgcgcgtgttgacctgtgtgtctctctctgtgtgtgtgtgtgagttgacCTGTCTTTGTGTCAACCTTCTGCGTGTTTGTTGACCTCTAGGTTCAGGATGAAGTGCCACCTGTGTGTGAACTACATAGAGATGCAGACGGACCCAGCCACCTGTGACTATGTCATTGTGACCGGGGCGCAGAGGAAGGAGGAACGATGGGACATGGCCGACAACGAACAGATCCTGACCACTGGTACGTCTCCGTCTGAAGTCTTGAGACTCGCTGCGCCCCCTTTCCGGACCTCTTCAACCATTCGTGACGCAGAGAGACACTGAGATTCAGACTACCTCTCCATACTGACGCCGTTTAGGGCTGCAAATAATGATTAATACCAACCGTTACTGAGGACGAGTCGCCGATTAATCAGATACAAATCATGTTCTCGCGTTGAATGCCTGTTTTACtgtatgaaacaaaaaagtgtttttaccaATCAATTTAGCGCTTATATTTATCGTTATAGAATGTATCCGTGATCCCGCGGTTTGCCTGACAAACCCGTATGATATAGAGGCTAATGAGAAATATGGAACGGTGAAACATCCCAGAGAATCTTGGATCCCTTCAACTAAAGTACACAGACAGCCTCGCTATTGAAATAAATGGATCGACTGGGGATTCATTTGAGTCAAAATGTCTATTTTGGAGGAATATAGAATTTGCAGATTTTGGGGGCTGTTAAGTACGGTGTCTGCCGCGGCTTGACCAAAAACCAAGTCCACGTTCACCAGTAGGACATCCGTTCGGTGATGCTGATGTGATGCGCAGCTCGATCATGCATTCAACCTGAGCAACGTCTCGCTTCGGAACAAAACTCGGGCCCAGAAGAAAAAACAATCGTCAGAGGCcctctgttttctgtctctgaCCGTTACTAAATGTCCCGGACCGTTCTCATTCTGTCTCCTCCGTGTTTCCCAGAGCATAGTGAGAAGGAGAAGTTGGAGACTGACCCCATGTACAAGCTGGACCACGGTGGGAAGGACAAGGAGAAGCTGAGGAAGGCACTGCCCTCCCTGTCCGAGCTGCAGGACCACAAGGCTGGATGGAAGGATGACTTTGTGCTCAACAGCACCCTCCGCAGGAAGTTCAGGGTAACTGCACCGCACTCAGACGATGGTTCTTCCTCTGTGGTTATACTGTGGGGTTCCCCCAGACGATGGTTCTTCCTCTGTGGTTATACTGTGGGGTTCCCCCAGACGATGGTTCTTCTTCTGTAGTTATACTGTGGGGCGTCAAAATAACTTGTGAGAAAGTGTGGTGTGACATAGTTCGGTCCGACTAACTGTTCATCTCCACTGTTTTCCGACACAGACTGAGAAGAAAGTAATGGCggaggaggaagaaaaagacaaCTGTGTGAGGAAAAGGACAAAtctgtccatccctctgttGCCCGAGAAAGAGGAGGACAGAAAACTGGCAGCGCTGCTCACCTACACAGCCCCAGACTGtaagtggacacacacacacacacactagctaTGACACAGGCAAGCGTCAGCaacacatgtaaacacacacaattctcctcatccttccctccctctctcctcctggcCACTCCTTCAGCCTACGATGACCGGCAGCAGTACAAGCGGAAGGAGATCTCTAGCCGCTCCTGGTTCAGTTCCCCCGCCCGGCCGACGGGGAGTCCTGTCGGGAGTCTTCTCCAGAAGCTGGGTCTACAGGGGAAGGGCCCGTCGCTCGCCAGGGCCCCGGGCCCCTCACAGACGGCCCTGAGTCCCCACCGTCTCATACGCAGGTAGTTCCCTCTGCGGATCGATTTGCATTTAGCTGAAACCACACCGCTGATGTTACTTAGGAACGCAACTAAATGGGCTGAACAACGGCTGTCTTTGTGGACTGATCATTGATCTGTTGGCCCACAGGAGGACTGAGGGCTCTGGCTGCCGACGAGACACCTGTGCTACAGTCTCACGCAGGATATCTGATCCAGGACCCAACGATCCAGGACCCAACGATCCAGGACCCAACGATCCAGGACCCAACGATCCAGGACCCAACGATCCAGGACCCAACGATCCAGGACTCAACGATTTAGGACCCAACTCCACAGGACTCAACGATCTAGGAGCCGACAACCCTGGATGCAGTCTCTCTGAGGGGGGGTGGGAGCTTGGCTTGGCTCCAACACAGAGGACTGGGGCGACAGATCTGGCAGTTGAACAACCCGAGCAGGGACTGGAAATGGAGGAAAGGAATCAGACGGCTAACaccacagaggaagacagaggacaaTGGAAAGGAGGGGATTGTGGGACGGTATTGGGGGACAGTAATAGCTCGGTACTAAAGGCATCGCTGGTTGTTGACTACAGTGACACCTCTGACTCAGACCCTGGACAATGAGGATGGACATTGAACTATTTGCTTTGTATTTGAGAAACCGGTCCCTTGCTCTTTGGGCGAACTTTGTTTGTTTAACTGAATAAATGTAAAACTCTGTGTACATTTGTGACGGAACTGAAAAGGAGAAGTTAATTTTCAACGTACCTGCGCGTGTTTGTTCCTGTTTTATTATTGAGGAAAATAATGCATTTGGCTAGTCCTCCCTTTGAAAATAATCTTTATCAGGGTTAGCTCTTAGGTCCCCACAATGATAGAAAGACAAATGTGCGGGTCTGATTTTGTTGGGAAATTGTATTTCAACAGATGCTGTGGTCAGTGAATATACTGTGCACAAACTCTCTCCTGCACTAAATTCACAATGTCTGATTTTTCTGCTGGTTTTGGTGTGAAATAAAATCTCTTCCACGATTGAAAAGGGGTGAAAATGCATCTATATATACGTCTAACTAAAGAAACAGTTGGACCAGTCGCTTAGTTAGGCAGATAACAATCAGAAACACTGGGGGTTGGAGACCAGATTGGGGGAGGTCATTCTGTGTCTTCTGTACTCTGCTCCCAACGTCCTGAGACTAGCTAGGCACTCGCTGAGAATGGCAGCTGGAGTACTGCTCCGCGTTCTGGTGCTTTGTATTTTCTCTACTTGTTGTGCTCAGATATTCCCGTTCCGAGATGGGTAAGTAGGCCTTTTCATTTCTATACTATAACCTGGAAAATGCGCACCTGAAAGAAGTTAAGGGTAGATTGCATCATACAATGGACTACAATGTAGTTTTTCATAGTTGTTCTTTTTAATATTTCTGGGTCGACATGTTATCCCTGACTAATCATTTCACCAATGTTATGATCTGGTTTCTTTTAGGCGTCGATCAAGTGGATTTTTCGGTCGCCGCAAGTAGGGTTTATAAAAATCTCTAAATACTGATTCTCTGGCTACAATATCAACATCGCCCAAATATGTTGTTTAATCAGATTTGTACCTTCATTTGAAATACATCCCTAATCGTAGTACTCTGAACAGTAGAAATGTTTCTTAATGTATGGCTGTGTGCCCTTTCAGATTTAAAGAGATTTCACTGGACAGTTATTTGGGTCTTGATGGGTGAGTTCAGTTACCCTATGAAATCTACTCCACCACATTGAACTTTTATAGCTgagctatatatttttttttatgtatttgcaGTGAAATAAGTCCCATGGATCACATCAGTTCATCACCAAGGTACAGCAAATCTCCAAAAAAGCAACTTTGGCCTTTCACGTGGTTCTCAAATATTTCTTTTCCGCAACATTTACCTCCCTCACTGCTCCTCCAGCAGAGGGAGGTTGATGTTTCTTTGCAGGAGGTGTTATAAATCATACTGTACTGTTTTTCTGCTAGATGTTGTTTCTCTAAAGGAAATATAGACCAGGCTCTGTCcgctcccttctctctcctcctgcccaCCCCGCCTCTCTAcctaccccctccctcccccaggtTCATCCTCCTAGCCCCTAACCTCCTGAGAGCAGGAAGTGAGGCGTCCATTTACCTGGAGGCCCATGGCCTAACCGACCCTGTCATCGTCACCATAAAAATCTCTGACTTCCCGTCCGGCAGCAGTATTCTCTTTCAGGAGACTGTTACACTCGGCCCGGAGAACAGCTACCACACGCTCAAGACAATCCAGGTGATAGGAGGGTTTTGATGATGACTGGTGAATGGCGGTTTCGGCTATAGCGTGGGACCAAAAGTGTTTGCTCGATTGCAGTTGTCACAGTCACGTTAACCTATATAAATGGATGAGGGAACTCTCACTAGCCTGTGAGGCCCAAGCTTATATTTAATCAACTCTGCCCATATTTAACAAAATCAGCCCATTTTTAACCAACTCTGCCCATCAGTCCCATcagtcaaacacattttaaagattAAATATTACACCAACTTAAAACTAAGCTTCTTCTCTTGCTACTTAGTGTAGCTGTTACAACACTGGACTAGTTAccaaaggttgctagattgagTCCTGTGCCAGCAATgtgaaaaatctgttatttTTCCCATTAGCATAGCAGGTAATTGTAATTGGATTAATGTAAACTGTTATCATTTTAAATAGCAACATATTTGCTGCCTATTTGAGGTTTGGGGTAATTGTTAGGGGCCTCCTTTCTGGAGTGGGCTTTCGTGTTTGATATTTGTATTTGAGTGGCTCATCGGGAAGATCAGGCCGAATTAATTAATGTGCAGTTTTGCTTGAATATCGGCCTGGTTTTCGGCCAGGGTTCTTCCTGGAGCAGGCTTGCACATTTTATATGTGAAATACATGGTATCGGAATATAATTGAATTCACCTCACCCTCAAGACCATTCAGGTGATTCGACTGAATTCACCAGAACCACAAAACAGCGTTACAtattctgtctcttcctccagtTCCGTATCAGCGATCTGGACAGAGTTGAGGATTCCTCCAAGAACCAGTATGTGAACCTGAAGGCAGAGTTCGGGTATTATCATGTTGCTGAACAGGTGGTCATGCTATCCTTACAAGCTGGATACATCTTCATCCAGACAGACAAGCCCCTCTACAACCCTGGAGACACtggtgagagaggggggagagtggGATGTGTTGAGTGGATGAGTtctgaagagagagggatggataaTTACATGAGGGAATGAGGGAGATTTTAATTACATGTCAACTCCCTCTCTGCGCAGTACGGGTCAGAGCCTTTGTGTCTACACCAGCCTTCAAGGCCTTCAGCAGCTCCATCACCGTAGAGTTCCAGGTAGCTTCTTGTCTAAACCCCAACTGATGTCTGGCAAGATAATTTATGTTCATGTAGACTGATTACAGATTACCTTTTAGGTAGCAAACATTTATGTAATTCAGGAGTTAAAATCTACttttgtgtgcatgcgtgtgcgtgtgttagaATTCAGACGGTGTTGTAGTTAAACAGATCTCCCGGACAAAAGCTATCAATGGAATCTTTGCTGATACTCACACTCTCTCTGACATAGTGAAGTAAGTTGTGTTCATCAGGTAAAAACGTTTTGGGTATTgacattaatgtttttttcatgttttcccTTGTTTCAGTTCTTCTGTGTGCTTCCTAATAAAATAGTTCCCGGTTGTCCAATCGGTTGCTTAACTAGGCTACCGCCTTCTGCGAGTGTATTAAACGAGTGTGTTTTTCATTACAGCGAGGGCACGTGGAAGATCACTGCCAAATTTGACAACTTACTACAGAACAAATTCAGCACCGAGTTTGAAGTGAAGAAGTACGGTAAGTGATGTCTTACAGCGTTCTTTCAGCTCTTTATGCAAAAAACTCTCTGCAAAAACTGAATCAAAACATAGCATAAAACGTCCAAAAGAAAAGTATTTCTCAATTAAGCGCTGTAAGTCGGAGAGGGTGTGTATCTCTGGAATGCTGCCTGTCAGAGCTCTTGTAGCGGTCAAGCTATAGCCTGAGCTTGGGGAGCTAACTCAGTTCTCCTTTGCAGTGCTGCCTGCTTTTAATGTCACACTGACGCCCAAGAAGACCTCCCTGAGCCTGGATGACACTGAGTTGGTGGTGGAGATCACTGCCAGGTTAGCGACAGCCGTTAGACCAACATGCCGCTTGTGAACAGTTTAATAATTGGCGTTGGGACGTGTGCTAAACCTCAGCCACTGCCTTTTGCTCATCACCATGGCACAACAACCATTTCAGTCTCCACATCATGCTTTCGGGGTGACCTTACAGAATAAGACTTTTGGCTTTAGATCATCAGAACACTGTGAGGTGTGGCTCCAAATGGAGCTGTATTTTCAGCGTTTGATGAACCGACACTGGTCCACCACGTTCAGCCTAGCCTCAGCCGGCCACACtgattttgaattattttatgtCTCGCCGTCACATTTGGGGTTGGGCCTTCCTTCTAATCATATTTCCAGTTATGGCTACCCGTGTGGTGAGACCTTTCTGGGaattctgtttctgtgttgttagATACTTGTATGGCGAGGATGTGCATGGAACGGCCTACGTGGTGTTCGGGGTGGAGATTAACAAGGAGAAGAGGCGATTGCCGTCTGTCAAGCAAGTCACCGACGTGAGTGGCAGTAATGTGCAGGATTCTGAAGTACCGAAGTAGGCCTGTCCCATTCGACAACTGATAGTCAAGCACACTTCAAACTTAAGACACATTAAGAATATTCCTCAGATTACGATATGCATAAAGTGCAAAAACAATGGCCAAAAAAAACCAGGACGTAAAAAACTTGCCAAAAAACCCAGATTATATATGTTTATAGCTATAAATCAGGTATTGAATTTTACCCCATGCGCCGTGTCCTCCCAGCTGCAGACAGGCACCGTTACATTGACCATGGATGAGATCAGGAGGGCCTACCCTGACCTCAGGTCCCTGGTTGGCAGTTCTATATACGTCAAAGCTTCGGTACTCACCAAATCAGGTAAGGACAGTCGAGGTTTAGTACGGCTCAGTTGAATTTCATTAAATGAAGTTAGTTGCATCTTTGAATGTCAAATACGGTATTCGTGCTTTAGCTCCCCGAGATAATGTTCATGCTTCAGCTCCCCGAGATAATGTTAATGCTTCAGCTCCCCGAGATAATGTTAATGCTTCAGCTCCCCGAGATAATGTTAATGCTTCAGCTCCCCGAGATAATGTTCATGCTTCAGCTCCCCGAGATAATGTTCATGCTTCAGCTCCCCGAGATAATGTTCATGCTTCAGCTCCCCGAGATAGTGTTAATGCTTTAGCTCCCCGAGATAGTGTTAATGCTTCAGCTCCCCGAGATAATGTTTATGCTTCAGCTCCCCGAGATAATGTTTATGCTTCAGCTCCCCGAGATAATGTTAATGCTTCAGCTCGGTGCGCCTGACaagattttgtttatttaatccCGGTAGGCAGTGACCTGGTGGAGGCAGAGAAATCTGGTATTAAAATAGTGGAGTCGCCCTTTGTCCTTTCCTTCATAAACACACCGAAATACTTCAAGCCTGGTCTGCCCTTTGACGTCATGGTAATGtcccaacagtgtgtgtgttgaagtccAACTTAAAGGCGTTTAGTCTCGATTAGATCAAGGTATTGTGTTTACATTGCATAACGGGTCCTACCCGTGTTGTTCCCGGGTTCTAATGGGTTTTAGTAAAGTTTCAACGCTGTTCTTCAGATTCAAGTGAGTTTCCAAGATGGTTCCCCGGCACCTAACGTTCCGGTCCAGATAACCCACATGGCCAGTCCAATCACCAGCCACCGTGGTACCATCAGTACCTCCATCAACATGCCCACTGAGCTACAGCCTCAGACTATCACTGTGAGTACTTTAACCATTATTCCCAGCTATGACCTGCTATGAGCTGCTATAGCCACCCTCGGTACAGTTAATGGTGTTAATAACCAGCTATTACCTGCTATAAAAAACCCAGTTGCGCTAATCGTTGCTTATAACAAACAATATCCACCTTTACTAGTGCCCACAGTGCCTATAAGCAGTTATAACAACATTACTGCCTTGGTTCTAATAATCAAAAGGTTTCTCTATTtctgtgtatttcttttgaGTGGTTTCCACCTGTGTTTGAGTaagtgtgtgtagttgtgtgtctCCTTTAATGCGTGCCTATAAATCCTGAACACACAGGCGGAAACTACACAGGCAGGCCTAAAGCCCCAGCAGCAGGCAACGCAGCGCCTGATCCTTCAGCCATACATGCCCTTTAACCAGGAGAGACCAAACTACCTGTACGTCTCCACCGGTACCACCACGGTCTCTCTAGGTCAGACTCTGCGTATCAGCATTTACATCAAGGCTGTTGACAAAGTCCACCGAGAGCTCATCCCTCACATCACATACCTGGTGAGTAGAAGACAATAGATTAGTGTACCAGGGGAGTAGAAGGCAATTGATTAGTGTACCAGGTGAGTAGAGGGCAATAGATTAGTATACCTGGTGAGTCGAAGGCAATGGtgagtaaatgtaaaatataaaaatgtacatacttAAAATCATTGTACATTCAAAAATGGCATGGAAGCTGTAGTGCTTATATAACCTTAACTGAATTTCCCGGAATACAGGTGCTGAACAAAGGCAGGATAATTATTGCCAAGCAGTTGAAGGTCGAGGGTCAGGAAGTAACAAATGTTCCATTGACCATCACCACGGAGATGATGCCCTCGTTCCGCTTCGTGGCGTTCTACATGCTGCCGTGGTCGGGGTTGGCGGAGGTTGTGGCTGACTCTGTGTGGCTGGACGTGGAGGACGCCTGTGTCGGGGGGGTGAGTCTGATGCCAGACGACAAATCGGACCATCAAACTTGGGCTACTGAATAAAACATAATGACATAATAATACGTCtcgaataaaaaaattaaaaacattattcctCCAATAAACCATATGAGGGAAACCAAAATGAGACGTAGATTCTTTAGAGTAGTCACTGAAATGAGACGGCGATGCCTTGGAGTAGTCACTGAAATGAGACGGCGATGCCTTGGAGTAGTCACTGAAATGAGACGGCGATGCCTTGGAGTAGTCACTGAAATGAGACGGCGATGCCTTGGAGTAGTCACTGGAGCTCAGTCTTTGGCTCGGTGACGTGACCTGAATCCAAGGCCGTGAATTAACTCCACCCACCGACAGGCTTCATACTCCAGTTTCCTGTTAATCACATGACCTGGTCCCTGTttgcccccacccccacccagcTGAGTGTGGGCCCTGCCAGCTCCAGACCCCTGGACTACTACCAGCCAGGGAAAGGCTTAAACTTCCGGGTGAGAGGAGACCCTGGAGCCACGGTCAGTCTGGTTGCCGTGGACAACGCCGTGTTCCTGCTCAACAAGCAGAGGCTCACacagaggaaggtgagggagatgcggtgtgtgtgtgtgtgtgaagtgagCCGGGTCGGGCCCTGAAGCTTGAAGGGATGTTGGGGAGCCCGTTGGGTCACTTCCCTCCCGTCTAGATGTGCAAGTCCGGTGGAGGGGGCCGTCTTACGACAGGACGTTAGACATGGTGCGCTGGTCAGAAACACGCCCCTCTGTGACCCCTGTGACCCCTGTGACCCGTCAGATCTGgcaggtggtggaggggggagacacAGGCTGCACCCACGGCGGAGGCAGAGGCCGGATGGAGGTCTTCAGCGACGCTGGACTGGGGTTTTACTCCAACACTGCTGGAGTCTCCCCTTCCAGAAATGgtaatacaccccccccccccccacacacacagacacacggacaAGGAAAGTTACTAGTAGAGTGGGTAATATCAGCACATATTTACAGGCTCTCCTACTGCAGTCATTCAGAGGGTCATGTTTGTCTCCTGTGTTTGCTTATTGCATCAGGAAACAGGGGGTGTTCACCTTAGGACCCATCTGACTTGTCTTTACTCTGTGTGTTCAGTATTGCCCAATAGTACAAAGGATTACCCAAGGACCCATTTGACTCGCCTGTGGTCTGAGTGTATACTATTACCTGGTAGTTCACGTTTCCTTTGAGCTTCTTTGGCTTTGGCTAGAGCCTCATTCCTCCCTACGTCTCATTGTCTCTTATTCAGGCTTCCAGTGCCAAGGGAGGGCCAGAAGGAGGCGTTCCGCTGAAATGTTGCAACGCAGAGCTCAGCTGGGTCAGTGCGATCGACAACTGATTGACTAACGGATGGTTGAATCAATCAATTCCATGAAATTACTGATTTATTGGTTTGTCAGAATAATGCAATAGTAGGATCGTTTTTTGGTTGACTGACCCACAGACAGAATGGATGGCTgaggggatggatggatggctgaggggatggatggatggctgaGGGGATGGATGAATGGCTAGGTTTTAATGGTTGGACGGACGGATGAACGGGTGGTTTGGTTGGACGGATGACCGGTCAGTCGGTTGATTGATGGTTCCTGAGcgtcctccctcccccccgtTACCACAGAGAGCCACTACAAAGAGAAGCTGCTTCGTCGGTGCTGTACAGACGGCCTGAGAGACATCCCCATGTCCTACTCCTGCACCCGACGCTCGCTCTACATCACCGAGGGCTGGGAGTGCATGAAGGCTTTCAGGTAGCCCGTTCAACTGAGGCAAGTCCGGTCGCCGCCGGATGGAATCTGAACCGATCTGTTTGGCACTTCCAGGTTTTGCTGCTCCAAGTACAGAGGGGAGGAATTTGACACCCGCCTGCCTCCGACCACCCCTccgccccccaccaccaccgtaccccccaccaccaccgtaCCCCCCATCCCAGTCGATGATCCAGTCTGGACTTTTACGCATAGAGTCTTTATGAGCAGGCCCCGCTTTACTGGTAACAGTGGTGGCGTCGATTGTTGACAGTGTTAATCCCAATTACTGGGGTTATTCCATAAGGACCAGTGTTAATGCCAATTACTGGGGTTATTGCATGAGGACCAGTGTTAATACCAATTACTGGGGTTATTGCATGAGGACCAGTGTTAATACCAATTACTGGGGTTATTGCATAAGGAACAGTGTTAATGCCAATTACTGGGGTTATTGCATGAGGACCAGTGTTAATGCCAATTACTGGGGTTATTGCATGAGGACCAGTGTTAATACCAATTACTGGGGTTATTGCATGAGGACCAGTGTTAATGCCAACTTGTGACTCTTCTCAGGGGAAGAAGTCCTTGTCAGACAGTCATCCCCCCCGGTTGTAATGGGAAGCAGGGCGGGAATCCAGCCAATTTTTGTTTCTCATTTcgctgaagaggaggaggatgacgaCTTCATTGATGAGAGCCAGGTGACTGTGAGGTCTAAGTTCTATGAGTCGTGGCTGTG
Above is a window of Esox lucius isolate fEsoLuc1 chromosome 9, fEsoLuc1.pri, whole genome shotgun sequence DNA encoding:
- the ccdc130 gene encoding coiled-coil domain-containing protein 130 homolog, coding for MGERKGQNHYYPPDFDPQKHGSLNGYHGTHALRERARKLSQGILIIRFEMPYNIWCDGCKNHIGMGVRYNAEKKKVGNYYTTPIYRFRMKCHLCVNYIEMQTDPATCDYVIVTGAQRKEERWDMADNEQILTTEHSEKEKLETDPMYKLDHGGKDKEKLRKALPSLSELQDHKAGWKDDFVLNSTLRRKFRTEKKVMAEEEEKDNCVRKRTNLSIPLLPEKEEDRKLAALLTYTAPDSYDDRQQYKRKEISSRSWFSSPARPTGSPVGSLLQKLGLQGKGPSLARAPGPSQTALSPHRLIRRRTEGSGCRRDTCATVSRRISDPGPNDPGPNDPGPNDPGPNDPGPNDPGPNDPGLNDLGPNSTGLNDLGADNPGCSLSEGGWELGLAPTQRTGATDLAVEQPEQGLEMEERNQTANTTEEDRGQWKGGDCGTVLGDSNSSVLKASLVVDYSDTSDSDPGQ